AAGACAAACGTATGCTTGAGCAACTGCGTACTCGGATCCTCGATATGCACTTAATCGGCCGCGAAAGTTTAGGTAAAAGTGCCGATATGCTGATGCCACTGCGTGAAGAGCTCAGACGTAACACGCTTATTACCCGCCAGGCAGCCAAAGTGCTGGGCCTGATCCGTAAAAATGGCGTTGACCGCATGCTTGCGCCGGTACAGCCGCATTTTGTTTCAGACATTCAGCGTTTCAGTCTCGGCCAGCAGCGCCATATGGTGGCTTATATGGCCAGCCTCAGCGAGTTTGAGCACGAAGAATATCAGCTACCCGATCAGCAGGATGTGCCCGCTTATCAGAGCCCCAACATCCCCGATTATTCGGATGTGCGTAAATCGTTTAAAGGCTCTGGCAAAAAGCGCACCGCCCTGCTTGGCTTCCTGAGCGAGCAATACCCGGCACTGGAAGCCGATGAAATGCTGTTCCTGTACCAAAAGCTGATCAGCGATCCTGAACTGGACATCGCCCAGGATGAGCAACAGCAAACGATGCAAATCGCCAACACCCGCATTCGACTTTATCCGTTCAGTGCAGCGGACAAGCAATCAGATAACCACAATTAGTAATCACCATGACACAGATTAATCTAGACGAACTCAGCCAGTTACAGGCGATCAATAAAAAATTGGTCAGTGGCTACCATATCAGCGAACAGGACACCACACAGTGGCAGGAGCTGGACCAGCACATTGAGTCTTACCAGGCGCTGTTCAGCGCGCTTGGCCATGACCTGCAGCACGATAGCCGTGGCTTTTATTATCTGGCCAGCGACGAAAGCACCCCCAACATGGGTAAGATCTCCCGGGCCATCGCGCTGACCGTATTTATCCTGATCGAACATTTTGCCAACCAGGGTAAAGATCCACTGCGTGCCCTGTTTGACGAAGTATTAGACCTGGAGCTGATGCAGACTCTGGTGCAGCTTAACAAGCACCTGTTTGATCAGCTGGAGATTTTCTCAGGATCCGATCTGCGTAAAGACGTGTGTCTGCGCATGGTGCGCCTGGGACTGGCTCGCGAAGTAGAGCAAGGCTTTTCGCTGCTGGCGCCGGTTTATCGTTATATCGATGCACTGATGGAAGTGAACGAAGACAATTACGACGCACTTGAGGATGAAGTATGAACAAGCTGTATGGTCTCAGTAAACTCGCCCTGCTCAACACCGCAGGTTATGCCAAGTGTGTGATCCCTCTTGATAAAAGTGCATCTATTTGTGCCCCAAACAACACAGGTAAAAGTTCGGTTATCAATGCCTTGCAGTTTCCGCTGATCAACGATTTACGCCTGACCGAATGGGACGGTCACGATCTGGAAGAAACCCGCAAATTCTACTTTTCAAGTGATCAGTCTTATATCCTGCTTGAAGCGAACCTGCCTCATGGCGACGTCGTCATCGGCGTCGCGGGCTTGGGTAAAATTGCCGGCTATGCCCACCAGTTCTTTTGCTATAACGGCAAGCTAAGCCTGGATGACTTTACTCAGGGCAAAAGCATCATAAAATACACCAAACTGTTCAATCACTTGCAGGAAAAAGGCTTTAGCCCGGTTGAGCTAAAAGCCGCGGAGCTGAATGCATTATTGACTGGTGGTGCAACACCATATGATGGTGACATCAACCTCAAGATGATCCCGCTGAATAATGTTCAGGATGCCGCAGTATATAAAGAGATCTTCCGCCGTATCCTGAACCTGCACAAACTGGGTGCCCATGACGTAAAACGCTTTATGCTCAAGGTGTTTGAACGTCATATGTCTAACTCCAAAGTCGACTTCTATGAAGTGTGGCGTCGTGCCTTTGATAAAGTAAACCGATCCCGCCGAGAGCTGAACGCACTGGAGTCTATGCAGGAGCCCATAGCTGCGCTGGAGCAAATGATCGAAGGCGAAGCGACGCTCAAGGGCAAGCTTGCCGCCTATGCGCCCAAGCTAGACAAAGCCATTGTGGAGTTTGATGAGTATCAGCAGAGCCAAATTGGCGAGCTTAATGATCAGCTTGAAAATATCGAGCAGGAAAAACGCGACTTTGAAGAAAAGCAACAGCTCTATGTGCAGCAGTCTCGCGATATTGAACGTAAGCAAACCCAGATTGAGCAATGGTTTACCGACTATCACGCACTCAAATCCGAATTTGAGCTGACCAATCATGCCACGCTGAAAACCAACCTGACGCTACTGAAAAAAGAGTACGAACAGCTGTCGTTCTCGATTAACAGTGCTCAGGGCCAGAGCCTGCATACCCTTGACTACCGGATTGGCGAAACACAAAAGCAGGTGAAGAGCCTGAAACTGCAGATGAAAAACCTGGAGTTCAACCTCTTTACCCGAATGCGTGAAGACCTGTCACTCAAAGAAGTCGAAGAGATATCTCGTATTCTTAACCCGGATATTTTGTCTTTTGCTACCACAGGCAAGGGCGAAGTTGAGATCAGTGACGACGATGCTTTTGGGGATTTCCTGGCCCAGCTGTCTGCGGCGGTCAAAGGCGGCGAACTTAAACTGCCTGGTGCCACCATCAAGCTGAAAAAGCTGGCGCCGGTACAAATGCAAAGTGGCGAAAACAAAGCCCAGTTGCAGGCAAAGTTAGACGCATTACAGCAATCGTTACTGGAGCTGAAGCAACAGCGCGAAGTATCTGCCAATGTGGCCGAAAAGCAGCAAGAGCGTGATGCCCTGTACGATGAACTGATGGCCACCGAAGCGGCACTGAAGCGCTTTGAGCAATTTCAGACTATGGCGCAGTCAGCGGAAGCACAACAGGCATTGCAAGATCAGCTGCAGGCCGAACGTGAGCAGGTCGACGACTATCTACAAGATGTACAGCGTAATGCAGGCTCCATTTCCGACCGCCGCTCTATCATCAAGAGCAAACAAGATTTGATCCTGCGCCAGGCAGATCGCCTGAAGCAAGTGAAGTCGGAGCGCATCGACCACACGCTGGATTTATATAGTGGTAAGCAAACCCCCTACCCGGTCGAGATCAATCTGGACTTTGACAACCTGGCGGAAGTGATCCATCAGTTCAACAAAGACTGTCAGGAGCTGCGTAACCTGGATGTCAATGTGCGCAATACTTATCTGCACATTTACAATGCCGGTATTACCAAATTCGATAACGAAACGGACGACGCGACAAAATACGCCAAGCTGATCAGCGCCTATCACAACATAGACAATGAGCGTGATGCGGTGGAGCGCCAGGCACGGGTTGCTCTGACTGAAGTTGCGGCCACCATTAAAGGCCTGCGTGAAGACTTAGACCGCCTGCGCCGGGAAATGAACAGCTTTAATAAGGGTATTAGTCAGCACCGCATCTCGAACCTCAAAGCGTTTAAGATCAATGTGATCCCGAGGAAAATGCTGGTCGAGAGTATCGATACCATTATCGCAACCTCCGACTTGTACGAGCAAGGCGAGAGCTTTGACCTGCTGAGCGAGCAGCCAGCCGACAGTAATGCCGTTAACGAGGCCAAAGATCACATTATCAAACTGGCCAGTGATAAAGCCGGCCTGACGCTGACCGACCTGTTTGATATCCGCTTTGAGGTGGTCAACCGCGCAGGCGATACCGAGCACTTTGATAAGATTGACTCTGCCGGTTCGAACGGTACACGGATCACCATTAAGTTGTTGTGTGGTATGTTGTTTATTCGCTACCTGCTTTCCGATCAGGAGCAGGCGATGTATCGTATTCCGATTTACATTGATGAAGCGGCTGACATTGACCCGCAAAACCAGAAGGCAATCATCGAAACCGCCCTCAGCTTTGGTTTTGTACCTATTTTCGCCTCGGTGAAACCTCAGATCAGTTGTGATTATCTGGTGCCAATCCGCAGCGTCAACCAGGGCAGCCAGAACTGGGTTGACGAAAAAGACTGGATCGAAGTCGAGCACAGCTAAGATAAAATCAGGGCACAATGTAGTGCCCTTTTTTGTAATGATCTTCCCACTTTAACTGTCGTATACTAAATTACGCTTTAAATTGAATGCTTTTAAGGAGTAAACCATGCTGAACCAACTGAAAAAACACCTTGTCAGCGCCCGGACCTTTGCCATTATGGCAAGTTTACTGATGCTCAGTGCCTGTGGCACTACACCGGATTGGGACTACGACAAGTCTGTAGAGTTTGCCAACTACAAAACCTATGCCTGGTCAGCTGAAGCCAGCTTGCAGGCACGTCCGCAAAACTATCAAGTCAACGGGCTGATGGAAAAACGCATTCGTAACGCCATTACCGAGCAAATGGCCAGCCAGGGGTTCAAACTTACAGATCCGGCTCAGGCAGATATCTTGATCAACTACCACGTTGCCGTCGACAAAAAGCTTGAGATGGATACCTTTAAAGTCAGTTATGGCGCACGCTGGAGCTACTGGGGCTGGGGCGTCGACCATCACACCACAGCAAGAGAATATAAAGTGGGCACGCTGGTGGTCGATATCATCGACCGCACTTCTAATCAGCTAGTCTGGCGCGGTGCCAAAGAAAGCCGTTTGCGCGCAAAACAAACCCCTGAGCAACGTACCGAGTCGGTCAATAAAACCATTGCCGAGATCCTGGCAAATTTCCCGCCTAAAGTTCAGCATTAAATAGCCACAAAAAAGCCAGTGCATCTGTTGATAGCACTGGCTTTTTACTGTCTGTACAACTAATTAAAACTGATAGCCAAACTTCAGATAAAGCTGACGACCCAATGCACTGTGAGTCTTATTATCAATACCCATAGATTCAGATGGAGCCAGTGGCGCCTCTTCATTCAGCAGGTTTGATGCACCCAAAGTAACGGTCAGTTTGTCATAGCCGATATAACTTACACTGGTATCAACCGTGGTCCAGGAATCAATTTCATACTTATCCCCGTTGCTGTCTGCCAGATCCAGGTTCTTGTCGACATAGTTAAAGCTCAGGTTGGCAACAAAATCATCCATTGACCAGTCAACGCCAGCCGTCCAACGGTATTTAGGGTGCTGGTACTCACCATTGAGATCTTCAACCACAGTGCTGGTATTACCTGCATCATCACTTTCAAACGACTGCTCTTCAAAATTCAGCGTATAAGTAAGGTTATAGTTAAAGCGCAGCTCACCCATGTCAGACGTGTTAAGCAAATACTCGATGTCTAAGTCCAGACCATCGGTTTCACGGCCACCTATGTTCACAAAGGTATCATTGATTTCCAGAATACGGCCTAAAGTGCTGCCCTGATTGGGCGCACGTACCACCAGGTTTGGATCGGTTCCGCAACAGTCGACCAGCTTTTGCGCACCAATTTTCTTGATCAGGTCTTCCTGATCATAGTTCCAGTAATCTACGCCAATACTGAAGGTATCCGTTGCTTGCCAGATCACACCCAGGTTGAAGTTTTCCGACTCTTCGGGTTGCAATTGCTTATTACCGGCAACGATGGCGGTATATTCGGTTGGCGAACAGTCCACATCAGCGCCAGTCTGCTTACAGCGCTCTTTGTCAATTACGCTGGGTGATTCGTCAGTACGGCCCAGGTGTAACTGAACCAGTGAAGGCGCGCGGAATGCCGTGCCCCAGGAGCCACGTACCACAACTGAATCTATGGGTGTCCAGCGAAAGGCCACTTTAGGATCTGTGGTATTACCAAAATCACTGTAATCCTCGTGGCGCAGTGCCAACTGAAGCTCGAGGTTTTCCAGCAGTGGCGCGCTAAATTCTGCAAAAACCGCGGTATTGTCCCGATCACCGTTTGCCTGTGTCGCTTCGGTACCAAAGATCTCGCCCCGTAGGTACTGGTTATCCGGGTTATCTTCTATTTTTTCGTAGCGATGCTCAAAACCAAATGCCGCCGATACATAACCATCGCCAAGTTCAAACAGTTCACCTGAAATAGTCCCATCAAGTGATTGCATGCTGGATGAGCCGTAACGGGTTGTCGTTGTTTCGAAGAAGTCTAACCCTTCCTGTGTGTTAGTGCTGGGTTCAAATGGGTTCCAGCGGCCTTCATCAATGGCTTGTTGCGCAAGACGTTTATTTGGGAAGCCATCAAAGCCTTTTTCAACCGCACTGGAGCGAATGGCAGAGTATGCAAACTCCCAATCCCAATCCTGCCACTGACCACGCATACCCATCACGGCGCGATAGTATTCTGAATCAACGTCTTTTTTACGGTTACCGATATCAACGGTACGGCGGCGCATTGAGATATCTACACCATGCAGGAAGTGATCAGGCTGACTGGCCAAAGGATGGTTCGGGTTATCACCCGCCATGGTTAATTCGGTAAAGCTTGGGCTGGCAGCCCCCTGAATAAAGGTCGAGGCATGCTGCGCCGAAAACTCAGCAAAACCCTCTACGCCGTCCATGATCTCCTGAACGCCATTGTAGTTAAAGGTAACCCGCTCGGTTGAGGGCACCAGGCTCATATGTGGCGCATAGTCATAACGACAGACGTCTCCAATGTTCATCTCTGTCGGGCAAACATCATTGCCCCACACGTCAGCGAACAAGGTTTGACGAACCTGGGTCCCATCATCCTCAGTACGCACAACAGGCAGACGTGCCCATTGCTCGTCAGTCAGTGACGCACGCTCGACTTCAATACTGCCCGGAAAACCAGACGAGCTCAGTGAATTATTACCACCGCGGAAGGTCTGATCTGCCGAGGCCGTATAATCCCGGTCTGAGTAGAAGACGTCGCCCCGTTTGAAGTAATCAAGTGTAAAGTTGTGATGGCCTTTGCTGGTAGAATTACCCCAAAGTAACGTGAAGTTTTGCTCTTCACCACCACCATCTGCGGTGTCAGAGACTTTAGCCGCAACTTCAAATCCGTCGATGTCATTGCGCAAGATGATGTTAATCACACCCGCTACCGCATCCGAACCATACGTTGCTGATGCACCATCTTTAAGTACATCAATGCGTTTTACCGC
The Pseudoalteromonas viridis DNA segment above includes these coding regions:
- a CDS encoding condensin complex protein MksE, whose product is MTQINLDELSQLQAINKKLVSGYHISEQDTTQWQELDQHIESYQALFSALGHDLQHDSRGFYYLASDESTPNMGKISRAIALTVFILIEHFANQGKDPLRALFDEVLDLELMQTLVQLNKHLFDQLEIFSGSDLRKDVCLRMVRLGLAREVEQGFSLLAPVYRYIDALMEVNEDNYDALEDEV
- a CDS encoding ATPase codes for the protein MNKLYGLSKLALLNTAGYAKCVIPLDKSASICAPNNTGKSSVINALQFPLINDLRLTEWDGHDLEETRKFYFSSDQSYILLEANLPHGDVVIGVAGLGKIAGYAHQFFCYNGKLSLDDFTQGKSIIKYTKLFNHLQEKGFSPVELKAAELNALLTGGATPYDGDINLKMIPLNNVQDAAVYKEIFRRILNLHKLGAHDVKRFMLKVFERHMSNSKVDFYEVWRRAFDKVNRSRRELNALESMQEPIAALEQMIEGEATLKGKLAAYAPKLDKAIVEFDEYQQSQIGELNDQLENIEQEKRDFEEKQQLYVQQSRDIERKQTQIEQWFTDYHALKSEFELTNHATLKTNLTLLKKEYEQLSFSINSAQGQSLHTLDYRIGETQKQVKSLKLQMKNLEFNLFTRMREDLSLKEVEEISRILNPDILSFATTGKGEVEISDDDAFGDFLAQLSAAVKGGELKLPGATIKLKKLAPVQMQSGENKAQLQAKLDALQQSLLELKQQREVSANVAEKQQERDALYDELMATEAALKRFEQFQTMAQSAEAQQALQDQLQAEREQVDDYLQDVQRNAGSISDRRSIIKSKQDLILRQADRLKQVKSERIDHTLDLYSGKQTPYPVEINLDFDNLAEVIHQFNKDCQELRNLDVNVRNTYLHIYNAGITKFDNETDDATKYAKLISAYHNIDNERDAVERQARVALTEVAATIKGLREDLDRLRREMNSFNKGISQHRISNLKAFKINVIPRKMLVESIDTIIATSDLYEQGESFDLLSEQPADSNAVNEAKDHIIKLASDKAGLTLTDLFDIRFEVVNRAGDTEHFDKIDSAGSNGTRITIKLLCGMLFIRYLLSDQEQAMYRIPIYIDEAADIDPQNQKAIIETALSFGFVPIFASVKPQISCDYLVPIRSVNQGSQNWVDEKDWIEVEHS
- a CDS encoding DUF4136 domain-containing protein, coding for MLNQLKKHLVSARTFAIMASLLMLSACGTTPDWDYDKSVEFANYKTYAWSAEASLQARPQNYQVNGLMEKRIRNAITEQMASQGFKLTDPAQADILINYHVAVDKKLEMDTFKVSYGARWSYWGWGVDHHTTAREYKVGTLVVDIIDRTSNQLVWRGAKESRLRAKQTPEQRTESVNKTIAEILANFPPKVQH
- a CDS encoding TonB-dependent receptor plug domain-containing protein, with protein sequence MKKGITLTALAVSTVLAGSFQTALAEEGEVERIEVTGSHIKRSDMEGPSPVQTISASDLAATGSTDLIGALQKLPVAGTGTFSTQGNSSDDTANGGSSVALRGLGASSTLVLINGRRVAVSPFAKDIETSFVDLNTIPVSAVKRIDVLKDGASATYGSDAVAGVINIILRNDIDGFEVAAKVSDTADGGGEEQNFTLLWGNSTSKGHHNFTLDYFKRGDVFYSDRDYTASADQTFRGGNNSLSSSGFPGSIEVERASLTDEQWARLPVVRTEDDGTQVRQTLFADVWGNDVCPTEMNIGDVCRYDYAPHMSLVPSTERVTFNYNGVQEIMDGVEGFAEFSAQHASTFIQGAASPSFTELTMAGDNPNHPLASQPDHFLHGVDISMRRRTVDIGNRKKDVDSEYYRAVMGMRGQWQDWDWEFAYSAIRSSAVEKGFDGFPNKRLAQQAIDEGRWNPFEPSTNTQEGLDFFETTTTRYGSSSMQSLDGTISGELFELGDGYVSAAFGFEHRYEKIEDNPDNQYLRGEIFGTEATQANGDRDNTAVFAEFSAPLLENLELQLALRHEDYSDFGNTTDPKVAFRWTPIDSVVVRGSWGTAFRAPSLVQLHLGRTDESPSVIDKERCKQTGADVDCSPTEYTAIVAGNKQLQPEESENFNLGVIWQATDTFSIGVDYWNYDQEDLIKKIGAQKLVDCCGTDPNLVVRAPNQGSTLGRILEINDTFVNIGGRETDGLDLDIEYLLNTSDMGELRFNYNLTYTLNFEEQSFESDDAGNTSTVVEDLNGEYQHPKYRWTAGVDWSMDDFVANLSFNYVDKNLDLADSNGDKYEIDSWTTVDTSVSYIGYDKLTVTLGASNLLNEEAPLAPSESMGIDNKTHSALGRQLYLKFGYQF